The DNA region TTCGGCGTACCTTCACGCGGACGTGGTGACCGGCCATGACGATCGACCACCCCGAGCACCGCCACCCCGAACACGCGGTCGTCATCGCGTCCGGTGGCCTGGACTCCACCGTGCTGGCCTACTGGCTGGCCGCCCGCCACAGCCGCCTGACGCTGGTCTCGTTCGACTACGGGCAGCGCCACCGCGTCGAACTCGATCACGCCGCCGAGATCGCACGGCTGCTCCTGAGCCCGCACCGGATCATCGACCTGACCAGCTTGGGCGCGCTGCTGACCGGTTCGGCGTTGACCGACACCTCGGTGGCGGTGCCCGACGGGCACTACACCGACGAGTCGATGGCAGCCACGGTGGTGCCCAACCGCAACGCGATCATGCTCGACATCGCTGTGGCGGTCGCCATCGCGGTGCGTGCGGACGCGGTCGTCTTCGGCGCGCACGCCGGGGACCACACCATCTACCCCGATTGCCGGCCGGAGTTCGTGGAGCGGTTTGCCCGCAGCGTGCAGGCGGCCAACGAGGGCCTGCTGGTGCCGGGGTTCCAGGTACTTGCCCCTTTCTTGACGCTGACCAAGACCGACATCGTGCGCGTCGGCGAGGCGCTGGCGGTGCCGTTCGCCCGCACCTGGTCCTGCTACCGGGGCCGAGAGGTGCACTGCGGCACCTGCGGAACGTGCACCGAACGCCAAGAAGCCTTCCGCGACAACGGCATCGTCGACCCCACCGTGTACCGGGCCGCGTGAAGGAGTGTGAGGATCGTGGACGCGAAGCCCGCAGGCCCTGGGCTTGAACGGGGCCGTCTTTCCCTCGATCACGGCTCGCGCGTGTTGGGTTGCGAGCCAGGTCTCGGTGATCAAGGGAGCGTGCCTGCCGCTCAAGCGGAGCCGACCCTAGCGCACCCACCTGCCGTGCCACCAACCCCTGTCCTGCAGACGCACTCGCTGATCCCGTTGCTGGACGAGAAGCACCTGCGGACCGCGTTGCGGCAGTGCGGACGGCGAACCTCGGCACCTGGTGCGGACCGGATGACGCTCGGGGAGTTGCGGCGGCGTGCTTCCGAACTGCTGCCCCGGCTGGCCGAGCAGTTGGCCGAAGGCACCTGGCGGCCGGGCCCGGTACGGGAGGTGGCTTTCCCGACCTACACCGGCAAGTCGATGACGGTGTGCGTGCCCATGATGATCGACCGGCTGGTGCACCGCGCGCTGCGCAACGCGATCGAGCCGATCATGGAAACGCAGGTGCTGGCCGACTGGGTGTCCGGTTACCGGCCTCGACGCAACCGCATCACCGCGCTGCGCCACGCTGCGGCTCACGTGGAGGCCGGCTTGCGCGCGGTCGCCGATGTGGATGTGGCCTCGGTGTCCGAGGGCGCCACTGTCGAGCAGGTCGTCGACTGGTGTGCCCTGCACGTTCACGACGGCACCTTCCTCGACCGAGTGCGCACCGCGCTGGCCGCGATGCCGTACCCGATCGCGCCGGGTTCCGGGCTCGCGCCGCTGCTGATCAACCTGCGCCTATCCCGTCCCGACGCCCTGCTGGGCGGGCTGCGGGTGGTGCGGTTCGCCGACAACTACGCCGCCTTCGCCGCCGACGAGACCGAAGCTCACGTCGCCTTCACCGTCATCGCCGAGGCGCTCGCCCAATGCGGGATGCGGCCCAACGAGTCCAAGAGCCGCGTACGAACGCACGCCAACGTCGAAGACCTGTTCCTGATCGGGGGCTGACCACCATGAAGATCGAGTGGGTCGAGGTATCCGGAGGGACCTGCCGATTCGGCGACGATGCCCGGCCGGTCGAGGTCGGCACGCTGCTGTGGACGCGCACCCCGATCACCTGCGCCCAGCTGCGCGGTGAGCGCGGTGGTGAACGCGGGCTGCACCCGGTCACCGGGATGACCCATGCCGAGGCCACCGAGATCGCCCGCGCCCTGGGTGGGCGGCTGCCGACCTCGGCGGAGTGGGAGTGGATGGCGGGCGGCCCCGCCCGGCGGCGCTGGCCGTGGGGTGACCAGGACTGGACGCCCGAGTTGGCGAATCTGCGCGACTGCGGCCTCGGCACCACCTGCCCGGTCGACGCCAACCCCGATGGGGCGACCCCGGAGGGGCTGCTGGAGGTGGCGGGCAACGTCTGGGAGTGGACCGCCCGCGCCACGATGGGCGGCGGCGTCACGCTGCGCGGCGGCTCCTACGCCTCGCCCACGCTGTACGCGCGCACCACCTTCCTCAACGCCGCGCCCGTCGAGCTGGCCTCGCCGGGCATCGGGATGCGGGTGGTGCGCCAGCCATGACTCCCATCAGCAGGCTCGAGCCCGAGCAGGGACTGATCATCGTCTCCTGCAGCCGGGAGAAGCTGGTCACCACGGCCTCGGTCCCGGCGCTGGAGCTCTACCAGGGCGCGCTCACGCCCCGTCTGCGCGACCACCTCTCACCCGAGCATCGGGCACGGCTGCGCATTCTGTCCGGCGCACACGGCCTGCTGCACCCCGACGACCTCGTGGGTACCTACGAGCGCAAGCTGCGCACCCTCGGCGAAGCACAAGCGCTCCAGGTTCGCGTGTCCGAACGCCTGACCATCGACCTGCGGGACGAGGGGTTGCGGCACGTGCTGGTGGTGCTGGAGCCGCTGTACCTGGCCGCCGTCGAGAGTCTGTTCGACCACGCGCCGCCGCTGACCTTGACGTTGCTGCCCAACCCCGTCGACTGGACCGGGACGAGCACCGTGTTGTCCGGGTGGGGCTGGCTGTGACCACTTCCGAGTCCGCCTACGGCCCACTGCCGCTGCGGGAGGAGTTGCTGCGGCACGGCAACAACCACAGCTCCAGCACCCATGCCTGGGAGGCCGTCGCCGACGGGATCGGCTGGCACCAGCCCACCCCGTCGGACTGCTGGCTGGCATCCGCACGCACCGTCTCGGTGGTCATCCCCGCCTACCAGGTCGGCTACTGCCTGCCCACCGTTCTCGACGCCCTGGACGCCCAACACCACCAGTACGAGTTCGAGGTCATCGTCGTCGACGACGCCAGCACCGACGACACCGCCCACGTCGCCGCCCGGCACCGGGTGGTCAACCGGCTGGTGCGGCTGCCGCAGCGGATGGGCGCGGCCACCGCCCGCAACGTCGGCACCGCCCTCGCCACAGGGCAGACCGTGCTCTACCTCGACGGCGACATGGTGATCCCGCCGCACGTGATCACCGACATCGCCACCCGTGCCACCGACACCAGCGTGCTGGTCGGCTTCCGCCACAACCTTCGCTACGAGGTGCACTCCCAGGACCCGGCCATCCTGGGCCGCATCCCGAACCTCGCCGCCGACCACCGGGTCGTGTGGCGGCCACCGCCGAACATCACGCTGCCGTACAGCGGGATCACGCTGCCCGAGCCGCTCGACGGCCGCCCGCTCGATGACACCCGCGATTTCATCGACCTCGGGTATGGGCAGTGCTACTACGACTGGGACCTGCCCCGAATGGTCGTCACCGCCCTGGTCGCCGTCCCGCGCGCCGCCGTGCTCGATGTCGGCGGCTTCGACGCGGAGTTTGGCCGCCTGGGGTGGGGCATGGAGGACACCTACCTCGGGGCGTGCCTGATCGCCGCCGGGCTGCTGGTCATCCCGCTGCGGCAGACCGTCGGGTTCCACCTCGACCCACCCGATGCCGCCGAGCAGTGGCAGCACAAGCTCGCCGGCTGGCCGCGCACGCTGGCCCGCTACCGCGACCTGCTGATGCTGCCCGCGCCACGAGGCCGCACCCACGCCTTCACCGCATCCATGTCCGAGCTGCTCACCCACTGCGAGG from Alloactinosynnema sp. L-07 includes:
- the queC gene encoding 7-cyano-7-deazaguanine synthase QueC yields the protein MTIDHPEHRHPEHAVVIASGGLDSTVLAYWLAARHSRLTLVSFDYGQRHRVELDHAAEIARLLLSPHRIIDLTSLGALLTGSALTDTSVAVPDGHYTDESMAATVVPNRNAIMLDIAVAVAIAVRADAVVFGAHAGDHTIYPDCRPEFVERFARSVQAANEGLLVPGFQVLAPFLTLTKTDIVRVGEALAVPFARTWSCYRGREVHCGTCGTCTERQEAFRDNGIVDPTVYRAA
- a CDS encoding Retron-type reverse transcriptase codes for the protein MPPTPVLQTHSLIPLLDEKHLRTALRQCGRRTSAPGADRMTLGELRRRASELLPRLAEQLAEGTWRPGPVREVAFPTYTGKSMTVCVPMMIDRLVHRALRNAIEPIMETQVLADWVSGYRPRRNRITALRHAAAHVEAGLRAVADVDVASVSEGATVEQVVDWCALHVHDGTFLDRVRTALAAMPYPIAPGSGLAPLLINLRLSRPDALLGGLRVVRFADNYAAFAADETEAHVAFTVIAEALAQCGMRPNESKSRVRTHANVEDLFLIGG
- a CDS encoding SUMF1/EgtB/PvdO family nonheme iron enzyme; this encodes MKIEWVEVSGGTCRFGDDARPVEVGTLLWTRTPITCAQLRGERGGERGLHPVTGMTHAEATEIARALGGRLPTSAEWEWMAGGPARRRWPWGDQDWTPELANLRDCGLGTTCPVDANPDGATPEGLLEVAGNVWEWTARATMGGGVTLRGGSYASPTLYARTTFLNAAPVELASPGIGMRVVRQP
- a CDS encoding DUF6884 domain-containing protein, translating into MTPISRLEPEQGLIIVSCSREKLVTTASVPALELYQGALTPRLRDHLSPEHRARLRILSGAHGLLHPDDLVGTYERKLRTLGEAQALQVRVSERLTIDLRDEGLRHVLVVLEPLYLAAVESLFDHAPPLTLTLLPNPVDWTGTSTVLSGWGWL
- a CDS encoding glycosyltransferase family 2 protein; this encodes MTTSESAYGPLPLREELLRHGNNHSSSTHAWEAVADGIGWHQPTPSDCWLASARTVSVVIPAYQVGYCLPTVLDALDAQHHQYEFEVIVVDDASTDDTAHVAARHRVVNRLVRLPQRMGAATARNVGTALATGQTVLYLDGDMVIPPHVITDIATRATDTSVLVGFRHNLRYEVHSQDPAILGRIPNLAADHRVVWRPPPNITLPYSGITLPEPLDGRPLDDTRDFIDLGYGQCYYDWDLPRMVVTALVAVPRAAVLDVGGFDAEFGRLGWGMEDTYLGACLIAAGLLVIPLRQTVGFHLDPPDAAEQWQHKLAGWPRTLARYRDLLMLPAPRGRTHAFTASMSELLTHCEGRP